Proteins encoded in a region of the Schaalia hyovaginalis genome:
- a CDS encoding PRD domain-containing protein yields MELLRVFNNNVVLARRGDGVDVILTGRGLGFQAKAGAPVDESKIVKVFVPADGRDPDHMGQLLADIPPEHIQMVVAAMREAGIPDAQSPTLVLALADHLGFALARARAGQIVEYPLTGEVVNLYPDEYAKADALRRALGARADVGLPEAETTAFTLHLVNAGFASGDLSWTYTMTGVIQQILEIAETGLGLAVDPASISAGRFITHLRYLFVRIRREDQLCDHTLAVVQSIVDSYPREHDCARTIARLIELRLGTALSDDEIAYLTLHLARLSGPEHRT; encoded by the coding sequence ATGGAGCTGCTCCGCGTCTTCAACAACAACGTCGTGCTTGCGCGCCGCGGCGACGGCGTCGATGTGATCCTCACCGGGCGCGGCCTCGGATTCCAGGCCAAAGCCGGTGCGCCCGTCGACGAGTCGAAGATCGTCAAGGTCTTCGTCCCCGCCGACGGGCGCGACCCCGACCACATGGGTCAGCTCCTTGCGGACATCCCGCCCGAACACATCCAGATGGTCGTGGCCGCGATGCGCGAAGCCGGGATCCCCGACGCGCAGAGCCCGACACTCGTCCTCGCCCTCGCCGATCACCTCGGCTTCGCCCTCGCACGCGCGCGGGCCGGCCAGATCGTCGAGTACCCGCTCACAGGCGAGGTCGTCAACCTCTACCCGGATGAGTACGCGAAGGCGGACGCCCTTCGCAGGGCCCTCGGCGCCCGCGCGGACGTCGGCCTCCCCGAGGCCGAGACCACAGCCTTCACCCTCCATCTCGTCAACGCGGGCTTCGCGAGCGGCGACCTGTCCTGGACCTACACGATGACTGGCGTCATCCAGCAGATCCTCGAGATCGCCGAGACCGGGCTCGGCCTCGCCGTCGACCCCGCGTCGATCAGCGCCGGGCGCTTCATCACGCACCTGCGCTACCTCTTCGTGAGGATCCGGAGGGAGGATCAGCTCTGCGACCACACCCTCGCAGTCGTCCAGTCGATCGTCGACTCCTACCCCCGCGAGCACGACTGCGCGCGGACGATCGCCCGGCTCATCGAACTCCGCCTCGGCACCGCCTTGTCGGACGACGAGATCGCCTACCTGACGCTCCACCTGGCCCGACTGTCCGGGCCCGAGCACAGGACCTGA
- the pepN gene encoding aminopeptidase N → MPGLNLTREEASSRSQIVEVLHYDIELDLTTGDTDFRSRTRIEFTAEPGSSTFADLVSANVHSIRLNGEELGVGIHRDHRIALTDLAERNVLEVDADCQYMHTGEGLHRFTDPADGKDYCYSQFEVPDARRVYTTFEQPDLKATFTFTVTAPAGWKVFSNAPTPEPETAGDALIYRFAQTERMSTYITAIVAGPYEGVTDSLVSTDGRTIDLGVYCRASLLEHLDAERIIDTTRKGFDFFEKQYGIAYPFTKYDQIFVPEYNAGAMENAGCVTFRDAYVFRTRPTEAQLETRANTILHELAHMWFGDLVTMKWWNDLWLNESFAEFMSHLALAEGTEFVDAWTGFMLRKDWGLRQDQLPTTHPITAEIRDLADVEVNFDGITYAKGASVLRQLVSYVGRDAFFAGLHEYLTAHSYANATLADLLGELEKASGRDLTAWSKVWLEEAGVTLLRPEITVDEDGAIAELAVLQESFSEGSSLRPHRMAVAGYSLDDSGALSLDFREELDVDGERTPVRAARGLRRSDLILVNDGDLAYAKIRMDADSLAFATRNIASLTDSLTRGVVMASAWDMTRDGEMTARDYLELALAAIPVESNMQLLELTIRHIEEAVRTFVAPSARARALNDVAARLLLLAHTAPSGSDAQTMLVRAAARSASAPEHFETIRRLYTGEETLDGLDLDLDCRWTLLTALVRGGVAGEAEIAALEAEDGTMTGRQNAAAARAAVMDESVRRSTFDAVMTDQSIPNDTRWAMISGFWAQARTAPEAYAAFVPEYFESLERVWSDYTFHIAEDLVTLMFPSLIAGYAQGVDVVAAGEEWIAAHPQVSQALIRILRERIDVARRQIAAQGVDA, encoded by the coding sequence ATGCCCGGCCTCAACCTCACACGTGAAGAAGCCTCCTCCCGCTCTCAGATCGTCGAGGTCCTTCACTACGACATCGAGCTGGACCTCACCACCGGCGACACCGACTTCCGCTCACGGACCCGCATCGAGTTCACCGCGGAGCCGGGCTCGTCGACCTTCGCCGACCTCGTGTCGGCCAATGTCCATTCGATCCGCCTCAACGGCGAGGAGCTCGGGGTCGGGATCCACCGGGACCACCGCATCGCGCTGACGGATCTGGCCGAGCGCAACGTGCTGGAGGTCGATGCGGACTGCCAGTACATGCACACGGGCGAGGGCCTGCACCGCTTCACCGACCCGGCCGACGGGAAGGACTACTGCTACTCCCAGTTCGAAGTGCCCGACGCCCGCCGCGTCTACACGACCTTCGAGCAGCCCGACCTCAAGGCGACCTTCACCTTCACCGTGACGGCCCCCGCGGGGTGGAAGGTCTTCTCGAACGCGCCGACGCCCGAGCCCGAGACTGCGGGTGACGCGCTCATCTACCGTTTCGCGCAGACCGAGCGCATGTCGACCTACATCACCGCGATCGTCGCGGGCCCCTACGAGGGCGTGACCGATTCCCTCGTCTCGACCGACGGCAGGACGATCGACCTGGGCGTGTACTGCCGCGCCTCGCTCCTCGAGCACCTCGACGCGGAGCGCATCATCGATACGACGCGCAAGGGCTTCGACTTCTTCGAGAAGCAGTACGGCATCGCCTACCCCTTTACGAAGTACGACCAGATCTTCGTCCCCGAGTACAACGCGGGCGCGATGGAGAACGCGGGCTGCGTGACCTTCCGCGACGCCTACGTGTTCCGCACCCGCCCGACCGAGGCCCAGCTCGAGACCCGCGCGAACACGATCCTCCACGAGCTCGCCCACATGTGGTTCGGCGACCTCGTGACGATGAAGTGGTGGAACGACCTGTGGCTCAACGAGTCCTTCGCCGAGTTCATGAGCCACCTGGCCCTCGCCGAGGGCACCGAGTTCGTCGACGCCTGGACCGGGTTCATGCTCCGCAAGGACTGGGGCCTGCGTCAGGACCAGCTCCCCACGACCCACCCGATCACCGCTGAGATCCGCGACCTCGCGGACGTCGAGGTGAACTTCGACGGCATCACCTATGCGAAGGGCGCGTCCGTCCTCCGCCAGCTCGTCTCCTACGTGGGGCGCGACGCCTTCTTCGCGGGCCTGCACGAGTACCTCACGGCCCACTCCTACGCGAATGCCACGCTCGCCGATCTCCTCGGCGAGCTCGAGAAGGCCTCCGGCCGCGACCTGACGGCCTGGTCGAAGGTGTGGCTCGAGGAAGCGGGGGTCACGCTGCTGCGCCCCGAGATCACGGTGGACGAGGACGGCGCCATCGCCGAACTCGCCGTCCTCCAGGAGTCCTTCTCCGAGGGCTCCTCGCTGCGCCCGCACCGCATGGCGGTGGCCGGCTACTCCCTCGACGACTCCGGCGCCCTGTCGCTCGACTTCCGCGAGGAGCTCGATGTCGACGGCGAGCGCACGCCGGTCCGAGCGGCCCGGGGCCTGCGCCGCTCGGACCTCATCCTCGTGAACGACGGCGACCTCGCCTATGCGAAGATCCGAATGGACGCCGATTCCCTGGCCTTCGCCACCCGGAACATCGCTTCGCTCACCGATTCCCTCACGCGCGGCGTCGTCATGGCCTCCGCGTGGGACATGACCCGCGATGGCGAGATGACCGCGCGCGACTATCTGGAGCTCGCTCTGGCCGCGATCCCCGTCGAGTCGAACATGCAGCTCCTGGAGCTCACGATCCGTCACATCGAGGAGGCCGTGCGCACCTTCGTCGCGCCCTCGGCCCGCGCCCGGGCGCTGAACGACGTCGCCGCTCGCCTGCTCCTGCTCGCGCACACCGCCCCCTCCGGCTCCGACGCCCAGACGATGCTCGTGCGCGCCGCAGCGCGTTCCGCTTCAGCGCCCGAGCACTTCGAGACGATCCGCCGCCTCTACACGGGCGAGGAAACCCTCGACGGCCTCGATCTCGACCTCGACTGCCGGTGGACGCTGCTCACCGCGCTCGTCCGCGGCGGCGTCGCCGGCGAGGCTGAGATCGCCGCTCTGGAGGCCGAGGACGGGACGATGACCGGCCGTCAGAACGCCGCCGCGGCGCGCGCGGCCGTCATGGACGAGTCGGTCAGGCGCTCCACCTTCGATGCGGTCATGACGGATCAGTCGATCCCGAACGACACCCGTTGGGCGATGATCTCGGGCTTCTGGGCCCAGGCGCGCACCGCTCCTGAGGCCTACGCGGCCTTCGTCCCCGAGTACTTCGAATCGCTCGAGCGCGTCTGGTCCGATTACACCTTCCACATCGCCGAAGACCTCGTGACCCTCATGTTCCCCTCGCTCATCGCGGGCTATGCGCAGGGCGTCGACGTGGTCGCGGCGGGCGAGGAGTGGATCGCCGCCCACCCGCAGGTCTCCCAGGCCCTCATCCGCATTCTGCGCGAACGCATCGACGTGGCGCGCCGCCAGATCGCCGCGCAGGGCGTCGACGCCTGA